In Triticum aestivum cultivar Chinese Spring chromosome 5B, IWGSC CS RefSeq v2.1, whole genome shotgun sequence, the following proteins share a genomic window:
- the LOC123114477 gene encoding uncharacterized protein, translated as MEYVAAARSLTPMSRRTRHAHRLQLAADPPLQAPPPPPLPPPLQPTTAGIVNGNSNGLPVQQQQSQRRMGLEQELQPTTAGIGNSNGNGIGMQVQQQQSQRRKDLEQEVAELKQQLSNEQMVHHILERALHAPTNSSTSARSVLLNIPAFIPAKAKQLLAELVLVEEEIVRLESQIHTMKGSLTLSQHQRASVAMASNTYSYPASVYTNNGSGNGNPPSVYTNNGSGNGRFSNGEAATPGNGTTAHSAPASARHGNIKVNGGATTGNSTPTHTAPTLARQASDQVAPEIKSMFFISQAMNAEYLQRHLAAAATDDKPAKSPREQARGSSGAAAVSPKLNGNIFGLPPRNSLEKQSDRAPQKPPRVSQEASPVPSPTTKRDEQAKVQPNKLSERIVKCLAVIFIRLLRSSRVAEMEKSGNLARSGNLQGSFRIDAVLNVAAAKEKDQRGQQDHYGIFGLPDSVLRDIGPYKNLVRFTSSAFDLRGFSSSPLLTKLREMLEALQQVDLRFLTHQQKLAFWLNIYNTCIMHGILQHGLPSNSEKLLALKNKATINVSGQKFNALVIENFVLRQPSSVKEEFWKCDVDVEEQKVRGLYGLNSSEPNILFAMCCGTRSSPALRIYKADRVMMDLEKAKVDYLQASLVVTSTRRLMIPDLIHSNMHDYAKDMESLLRWICDQLPTSWSLRKSMVDCLRGHQGHLKVEDVVEVIPYDYEFQYLLPM; from the exons ATGGAGTACGTGGCCGCGGCGCGGTCTCTGACCCCGATGAGCCGCAGGACTCGCCATGCTCACCGCCTCCAGCTCGCCGCCGATCCTCCTCtgcaggctcctcctcctcctcctcttcctcctccg TTGCAGCCGACGACGGCAGGAATCGTCAACGGCAACAGCAATGGGCTGCCGGTGCAACAACAGCAGAGCCAGAGGCGCATGGGTCTTGAGCAAGAG TTGCAGCCGACAACGGCAGGCATCGGCAACAGCAACGGCAACGGCATCGGTATGCAGGTGCAACAACAGCAGAGCCAGAGGCGCAAGGATCTTGAGCAAGAG GTGGCGGAGCTGAAGCAGCAGCTGAGCAACGAACAGATGGTGCACCACATCCTCGAGCGCGCCCTGCACGCCCCGACTAATTCATCAACCTCGGCGCGCTCCGTGCTCCTCAACATCCCAGCCTTCATCCCGGCAAAGGCCAAGCAGCTGCTCGCCGAGCTCGTGCTCGTCGAGGAGGAGATCGTGCGCCTCGAGTCCCAGATACACACCATGAAGGGCAGCCTGACCCTCTCACAGCACcagcgagcatcagttgcaatggcCTCCAACACGTACTCGTACCCGGCAAGTGTCTACACCAACAATGGCAGCGGCAATGGCAACCCACCAAGTGTCTACACCAACAATGGCAGTGGCAATGGTCGTTTCAGCAATGGAGAAGCAGCTACACCGGGTAACGGCACAACGGCACACTCAGCTCCGGCGTCGGCCCGTCATGGCAACATCAAGGTCAATGGAGGAGCTACGACAGGTAACAGCACGCCCACGCACACGGCACCGACGTTGGCTCGTCAAGCCTCGGATCAGGTGGCGCCGGAGATAAAGTCCATGTTCTTCATCAGCCAGGCCATGAACGCCGAGTACCTCCAGCGCCACCTTGCCGCCGCGGCCACCGACGACAAGCCGGCCAAGAGCCCTAGAGAGCAGGCCAGAGGCTCCTCGGGAGCCGCCGCCGTCAGCCCCAAGCTCAACGGTAACATCTTTGGCCTCCCGCCAAGAAACTCCCTTGAAAAG CAATCCGACCGAGCACCCCAAAAACCTCCAAGAGTCTCCCAAGAAGCATCTCCGGTGCCATCGCCGACGACGAAGAGGGACGAGCAGGCCAAGGTGCAACCAAACAAGCTGTCGGAGAGGATCGTCAAGTGCCTGGCGGTGATCTTCATCAGGCTGCTCCGGTCGTCGCGGGTGGCGGAGATGGAGAAGTCCGGCAACCTGGCCAGGTCCGGGAACCTGCAGGGGAGCTTCCGGATCGACGCGGTTCTGAACGTGGCGGCGGCCAAGGAGAAGGATCAGAGGGGCCAACAGGACCACTACGGCATCTTCGGGTTGCCGGACTCGGTGCTCCGGGACATCGGCCCCTACAAGAACCTCGTCAGGTTCACATCGAGTGCTTTCGACCTCAGAGGGTTCTCAAGCTCCCCTCTGCTCACCAAACTTAG GGAGATGTTGGAGGCCTTGCAGCAGGTGGATTTGAGGTTTTTGACGCACCAGCAGAAGCTGGCATTTTGGCTCAACATTTACAACACATGCATCATGCAC GGAATCCTGCAGCATGGTTTGCCCTCAAACTCTGAAAAGTTGCTGGCACTCAAGAACAAG GCAACCATCAATGTTTCAGGGCAGAAGTTCAATGCTCTCGTGATTGAAAATTTCGTCTTGAGGCAGCCATCGAGTGTGAAAGAA GAATTCTGGAAGTGCGATGTCGATGTCGAAGAACAGAAGGTGAGGGGTCTCTACGGATTGAATAGTTCGGAACCAAACATTCTGTTCGCGATGTGCTGCGGCACCAGATCTTCGCCAGCG CTGAGGATATACAAGGCCGACCGTGTGATGATGGATCTGGAGAAGGCGAAGGTGGACTACCTGCAGGCTTCACTGGTGGTGACCTCGACGAGGAGGCTGATGATCCCGGACCTGATACACTCCAACATGCACGACTACGCCAAGGACATGGAGTCGCTGCTccggtggatctgtgaccagctCCCCACATCTTGGTCGCTCAGGAAATCCATGGTGGACTGCTTGAGGGGACACCAGGGCCACCTTAAGGTCGAAGACGTCGTGGAGGTGATCCCATATGATTATGAGTTTCAATACCTGTTGCCCATGTGA